A stretch of DNA from Tigriopus californicus strain San Diego chromosome 11, Tcal_SD_v2.1, whole genome shotgun sequence:
NNNNNNNNNNNNNNNNNNNNNNNNNNNNNNNNNNNNNNNNNNNNNNNNNNNNNNNNNNNNNNNNNNNNNNNNNNNNNNNNNNNNNNNNNNNNNNNNNNNNNNNNNNNNNNNNNNNNNNNNNNNNNNNNNNNNNNNNNNNNNNNNNNNNNNNNNNNNNNNNNNNNNNNNNNNNNNNNNNNNNNNNNNNNNNNNNNNNNNNNNNNNNNNNNNNNNNNNNNNNNNNNNNNNNNNNNNNNNNNNNNNNNNNNNNNNNNNNNNNNNNNNNNNNNNNNNNNNNNNNNNNNNNNNNNNNNNNNNNNNNNNNNNNNNNNNNNNNNNNNNNNNNNNNNNNNNNNNNNNNNNNNNNNNNNNNNNNNNNNNNNNNNNNNNNNNNNNNNNNNNNNNNNNNNNNNNNNNNNNNNNNNNNNNNNNNNNNNNNNNNNNNNNNNTAGAGGCTTAACgttcgttttgagagcaccttcaagccctcaagaatccaggctagttaaaacgatgaagtccaactctcttctttgtcgggctccttcattgttcagtttgctgccttcaaatattcttaGAGCgcatgtaggcgttgatccagtagcaggagttaggtcagacttggacaagtttttgactaaaattcccgatcaaccttatattcaagggttaaccagatcagccaacgctaatttgttggttgatcaaatattgtataTAAATACcagttaagtaaaatgattgaatttctcgtcttgaactgctgggattccaattccagcaacggtaaggaagtccgcaaaaaaaattttCCCAGCTACAACCCCAAATAAAAACTGAATCAAATCTGATTACTGTGGGTACTTTATCTAAGCTATTTCTCAAGGTGAAGATACATGGGCTAAAAAGGCAAGTGTTTTAAAGTTTGTGGGTAAAGTATTGGAATTTTAGttacattttcaggaaaagcttgagcttttgccaaaaaaaacaaggcaagCTGGAACAATACACAATGCGGAAACTGGAGAGCTACTGTTTTTGGTTTTGAGGCCTCCAccatccaggctagtcaaaataATAAACTAGTCTCTTTTCTCAAGTGTTCCTTCTACTATGTTCATGCTTACAGGTCAGCTGTCCTATGCAGTCAACGCACACGTTCACCCATGGTTTTGAATTATCAATCGGCAAAGGTGGTAACGGGTAACATTTTAGGAGAGTTGTACTTAACGTACcgacatctttggactttcAATTGCCTCACcatatttttgtgaaattgaaaCTGCCTAGTACCCATTACTTTTGTCGCAATAATTCTGAAGTTTGACGCTGGCTGATATACATTCTGGATTTATGCAAATGTATGATCATTGGTTTAGCGATTTCTCCTTTTGGCAGGATAATGGGTGTTTTAAAATCATGTGTCAAAGACGAAGCACGGTGAAGCCTAGTCTCCAGTCGAATGACTTGAACGCTTTCATCTCAATAAATCGGAAGATCCCTTAACGATGATccctttgccattttgactttcttcaaTCTCAAGTCTTTGATCTCTGCATGTAAACTCTTTTCTTGGGCAAATTTAACTAGAATGTGTTCCGCCCATTCAAACTCTTCTTTGGTGACATAACCGGAGATTGACCTTGCCTTTGAGTCGTTTTATTCCTTACAGTGGATTTTAGTCTTCTTGGCAAGTCGTTTTATGCGGACAAGCACTTTGCACATTGTTACCCAAGTACCACAGTTTTAAATTAATTTATCCAGGAAAGCTAATGGGTGGTCGAAAGGCTTTTGGGTTTTGCctgtttttttctcctcaGTTTCTTTTTGGCATGCCTCTTTCTGATGAAGGTATATTTTGTATGTCCTGATGCTCGTCCATTTTCTGCATGTACTTGGCTTCATTACCCACCACGGGTTGTTCAAGCCAGTCGGTTTTTGGTTTCGTGAGGAGCTTGGGCCCTTCACCCCAGAACTCGGACTGGCTTTCCAGTTCTACCAAGCCACAACCTCTGCTTGGTAAATCGGTAGGATTAAATTTGCCCGAACAAAATCGTATTTCTGAGTCTTGAAAGTGATCCAAGATTTTAACGATTCGTCTCTCTTCCCAGACNNNNNNNNNNNNNNNNNNNNNNNNNNNNNNNNNNNNNNNNNNNNNNNNNNNNNNNNNNNNNNNNNNNNNNNNNNNNNNNNNNNNNNNNNNNNNNNNNNNNNNNNNNNNNNNNNNNNNNNNNNNNNNNNNNNNNNNNNNNNNNNNNNNNNNNNNNNNNNNNNNNNNNNNNNNNNNNNNNNNNNNNNNNNNNNNNNNNNNNNNNNNNNNNNNNNNNNNNNNNNNNNNNNNNNNNNNNNNNNNNNNNNNNNNNNNNNNNNNNNNNNNNNNNNNNNNNNNNNNNNNNNNNNNNNNNNNNNNNNNNNNNNNNNNNNNNNNNNNNNNNNNNNNNNNNNNNNNNNNNNNNNNNNNNNNNNNNNNNNNNNNNNNNNNNNNNNNNNNNNNNNNNNNNNNNNNNNNNNNNNNNNNNNNNNNNNNNNNNNNNNNNNNNNNNNNNNNNNNNNNNNNNNNNNNNNNNNNNNNNNNNNNNNNNNNNNNNNNNNNNNNNNNNNNNNNNNNNNNNNNNNNNNNNNNNNNNNNNNNNNNNNNNNNNNNNNNNNNNNNNNNNNNNNNNNNNNNNNNNNNNNNNNNNNNNNNNNNNNNNNNNNNNNNNNNNNNNNNNNNNNNNNNNNNNNNNNNNNNNNNNNNNNNNNNNNNNNNNNNNNNNNNNNNNNNNNNNNNNNNNNNNNNNNNNNNNNNNNNNNNNNNNNNNNNNNNNNNNNNNNNNNNNNNNNNNNNNNNNNNNNNNNNNNNNNNNNNNNNNNNNNNNNNNNNNNNNNNNNNNNNNNNNNNNNNNNNNNNNNNNNNNNNNNNNNNNNNNNNNNNNNNNNNNNNNNNNNNNNNNNNNNNNNNNNNNNNNNNNNNNNNNNNNNNNNNNNNNNNNNNNNNNNNNNNNNNNNNNNNNNNNNNNNNNNNNNNNNNNNNNNNNNNNNNNNNNNNNNNNNNNNNNNNNNNNNNNNNNNNNNNNNNNNNNNNNNNNNNNNNNNNNNNNNNNNNNNNNNNNNNNNNNNNNNNNNNNNNNNNNCTCAATATTTACCTCTATTGTCTACGAGTGGAGGATTCAAAgaagttgacccgaaggtcattgagcgaaatttcattccgttcagggccatattacactcagtaacccaagagtagattctatttaggtcctttgccaggctactggaatcttagCCATTCCTATCAGAAACCAACTCTTAAGATTGCATTACTTTATACTATAtagatttgaacaaaagtcGAAATTCTGCAAAACTTCCCGGAATTGTAATCTCCAGAAAAATCATACtttaaaaataacaatttgtATAATATTGATATCAACAATTCAATATATCTCGAAAGTTTTATGTGTATGTGGATAATTCCCGCAATTGTAGTTTGCTATGAATatcattattttcaagttAACAACTTATTCAATATTGTTATCAATAGGATATTGTCACAAAAGTTTATTATAAATTTTATTAATTCCTGCAATTGCAGTTTGCTATGTATatcatgattttcaaattcacaatttgttcaatacaattaggattcagcggccttacgtcacaaaatgcaagcaaaatgtaaacaagttCTGTTATTCGCTGAaagtgcgggtaagcaaagtcaaaggaggAACAAGCAATCCCTGTCAACGTGAAAAGGCGAtagaggcgggaaattcaaactgaacggaactcgtcattttcaaggtcaaagtttcagatgttccagtcaataattttgtccaaaaatgttattccaaaacgacatttttgtagctgtttcagaatcaattccaattagaatcctttttgcatcatactttGGGCTAAAAGGAAAAAACGTTCAGACCAGCACATAATTTTtaagctaatgtcggcaaatcccccATTTACTaaaaacttgatgattgcccgaatgaaaaaaaactccaaattgcccccatgctagatttcaaaagagattgtcgcttctttcatttaatgatcatttatcaaacaaaattgagtggCTCAGatgaatacaaaaaataatgttcaCCTATCATGATTTTGCTAAAGAAGtggccaaaaacaaaattagtcacccctggaaaatgatgaattttcaaaactgcCGAGCCCCTATAACAACAGGATATTTTATCACAAAGGTCACTCTATAATTGGCTACTTTTAATAAAAGTAACGTTTTAAAACAGAAatatatttgtcattttgcgACCCAACTAATTACAGAAGCTCCTTTTATGACGGCAATTTGTTTAGCTTGAGACTATTAATAgataaatatgttttatgtaagataaatgttaaaaaagaaaaaaagaaatatattttttgcctAATTGGCAAACTTTGTTGTACTCCATTCAAATCTGATGgctagttttttttgtgacaAATATAAAAAGATGTTACTAATTGAGATTTAACCCCTTCTTACTGTCATGTTATGGTTATATTTGGCCCCTGGCAtatttaaattgaaaattcatctgacagaaatttgccaatcTTATCCTGGCTTGTTTCtgtgttctttttcattttcactttttgtctcaaaaagtCCTAGTTAAAgaattattaccttttaaaGTGTCGATCATAACAGAAAATTCAGAGACGATGTTCTgctttttgatcttgaagtcaCGTGACCCATGCTTACATTGAGCTGTGACAACTCTTCCTTCTGATGTTTAGGTAGATGAGATCATTATGTGTCTTAAAATGTTTACATTGCTTTTATCAAAGACATGGATTTTAACTAAAACATGTGGCCTTCCATAAGTCATTTAAAACTCGATTTTTTGTGTAAAGCCCGACTATCAGTCCcttaaaaaataaatgatgatATAGAATGCAAGTTGAACAAATTTCTAACATTCATTACTTCCCtcattcgttcctttttaACTTCAAAGTGTAACATTACGAAAATGTGCTTCTATTTTCTATCAACGaatgttttgatttcttttcagtaGCTTTTATACTCAGCTGAACCTACATCATGCAATGAAACGGAGATAACCTACATTTGCCATTGCAATGGTCTTTGAATAAAAGTAACGTTGTTTTCGTCTGATTTTGTGACccaaacaaacccaaaaaagcGCGTGGGAGTTTTCATTGAAACATGAAATACAATATAATTTCCATACACCCCAAGGAATTGAATCCCCCAAAAGTagattttgatccaaatatTTGCGATTTATGATATCGTTGGACCTTGGATATGACACTTGCGATTTATGATATCGTTGGACCTTGGATATGacacaaccaaccaaaatttgaaataatttgcaAAGTAACAGATTTTCTATGGAAGATATGTAAATGATTACGACTCGCTgatcttttgaaataaatcgGGAAGATTCACTATGACAAGAATCGATCACAATCTTTTAAGAGACGAGAATCATCTCCTGTCGGAAGTGTCATGTCAAAAATTCTTTATAGCTCTACCGTAAGTAGAGTCCTTGAGGCTTGAACTATGTCTAATAATTGAAAGTCACAACATTGTTNaaaaaaaatatcttttgataGGTATTGGTATGAAATATGATGCAAATACAACAAGGCAAACATGAACTTAGCTCATAGATAATATATAAGAAGACACATGGAATCCatctaaaaaaatgaaatcaaaggcgCAAAATCGAGGATTCTTGTTTGATAATGAATGAACAGCGACGAAAAAGTTGTTGCTGATCGCTGATGCTTTAGAGCCCTGAATTGATCATTTAAATATGATCATTCTTGGCGataaaaagctgaaaaaattGTGGATGCACCATAGCATTCACCTCCATCTTCCTTAATGGACAGGCTCTAACACATGAAGAGAATATTGTCAAAGTAGTCAAGGGGAAGGTCCAAGATAGCTAGAGCTGCGGCGGCTGGCTGCGGTTCATTCACGGTTATAACGAGTCAGTTTGAGAATGTGGTTGGTGGAGACAATGGAGCAATGATTCATAACTTATTTATTCTGAATCGCAATCATCATTGAATCCAGTCCAATCAATTTCTTCGACATAATCCTTGTGAACCACGTACTCGAGAAAGGCTAAATGGCAAAACACGTACTGATCTGGCATTTGAATGGAGAACGCTCTCTGTGCCCGTATATGTTCCACCGTAGAGCGTATATCAATTTTCTGAATGTCCTCGAACTTCCTGATAGCAATGTCCAAAGTGGCGAAAGTGCCGGTGCGGCCTATCCCGGCCGAGCAATGCACAACAATTGGGGGCCCCAAGAGATGGCCTTGCCATTCGTTACTCAAATCGGACAACATGCTCGCCTGCTTCTCTCTGACTCTTTCAAGGAAGATAATCATGGAAAGGGCCGATTCGGGTACCCCGTAATCTGGCCATgacacaaattgaaaatggcaaactgGACGAATTTCGCCCGTCTCCAGGTTCTTAAGTGTGAGATGTGTGACATAGAAATCCTCGCAGTTTTCAATCTCTTCggaatgaatttcaaaaggtTTGGCTTTTAGAGAAGAGCCCACGTCCTCTGGCCAATACTGTCCACACTTTGTGCGATTTCGCTCAGTGGTTTTAGTGGTCATGACGATTACTAACACGTGCTGTTCCCAGACCATGCGCCAGAAATCCGGAAACGTTTTGGGCAGAGGGCCCTGCGAAGAGATGAATGCTCGAGGTTGCTCGTACCCGTCCACGAAATTGGCATTGATATAATCACTTTCGCCGTCTTGCAATTGAACCCGACTATGATCATAACACAGAACGTCTGTGTAGCGGTTTTTCTCTTGGTTTTCAAAGGCTCGAGCATGGTTAAACGTACCCATGGGTGGCCGATTTTTAATCTCCCCATATTCGTCATAAAGACCACGCCGACCTTTGATGCGGACGTGCTCAATAAACTCGGATAAAGTCATTCCGGCAGCAGCCATTCGATCATTTTCCTCGTCTTCAGAGAGACCACCCGAGCTGCAGTTGGAAACGGTCATATCAGAATGAGTAATGGAATGATGATGCCCGTTGCCGTTGACCACGTTGTGGGTGAGCGCCTCGTCTTCGGGATGAGGCACTGACGGGATGATGAGTTTACTGAGTCCATTCATTGCCGCCGAATTGGTGTCGGACAGGTTCAGGGAGTTGTCCTTGGCTCCCGACGTAAGGGTTAGAGGCATGGATTGCAACTGCTCTAAAGTAGGATGTCGTTTCCGATGATCATGCGGCGTAGAGGGCTGGCTACTGCTGTTGATGGTGACCAGTTGACCGTCTCGACTCTGACTAATTGCTAAACAATCGGATAACCAAGCCTCATGATCGTGAACTAATTGACCGCCCATGTGGGAGGGAATGGCTTGAGGAGGGATGTGGGTTTGCAATTGAGGCAAGCTGACAGTGAAGACGCGATCGCGAAGCTTTTCTCGCACAAATAACCGTAGGACCTTGAAAGGAGCCTTGAACCAGAATGGAGCCGTGACAATGAGCACCTTTTTAAGTCGAGCCGGGTAAGCGCCTTTCAGGAGCGTCAACATCTTTTGACTGAGGTCGTAGTCAAAGTTAGCGTACTTGGAACCGGACATATTATAGATAAATACGAGTCCCCCTCGTTGAGTGGCTAAATTTTCCAAGGCCACGTCCAATTGATACACCACCCCTTGTAAGGTGCTGCGGTGATCCGTCTGACTGGGGTCGTGCTTGTGGGCGTTAAAAAGGGCCAGGGTGGCGCCGTTGACGTCTCTGACTGGGAGAATTGTGAACTTCTCCGAAAGGAGTTCTTCCCGAATAGGCGACTCGGAAGGCTCGACGTGACTTAGATCCTCACGCAGTCGCATGAGCTCATGTTGTTGGTACAATTCCAGGGCTCGATCCACGTGGAACTTGCGGGCCATTAAAAACTTAATGGCCGACGAGCGAGACATGCCATCGAAACCTCGAGCGGATCGCCATTCATTGACACAGGCGAGGAAGAAGTCCAGACGCGCTTGTTCCGACTCGCTCAAGGGCTCGGGCGGACCCGGCACTGGGGAAAACGAACCGCCCTCACAACCCAANNNNNNNNNNNNNNNNNNNNNNNNNNNNNNNNNNNNCCGACACGGCCGAGTTGGCCGCCGTAGCAGGGGATGTCATGAGACCAGACCAGTATGGGGGGCGGGGCTTGGAAGGAACTAAAGAGCCCAGGTCTGTGCTGAGGCCCAGCACGGGTTGCGATTACGACCCTGAATTCAATCCGGCAGGCATTAATCTTCCGCCGGGGATTCACGGCCAATGGCCCCTCGACAGCCTAGGCCCTTCTTGTCTTCGCTCGGTCCTACACAAAGAACCCGCGGGATTCGAGACATAGAGGATGCCGGATCATGGCCGCCACAGACACGGGAGACAGAAAGAGGAAAGGATCGGTGTTTATTGCGATCCGCGAAGATGACACCAACACCATCCAAGCTCACTCACTGGCTTGAGGGACGTATGGGACGGAGGATGGGCTGGTCGGTCGGTCTTCTCACTTCGGCCGGGCTGTTTGTCTGTCAGTGTTTGTATATGCTTGTGactgtgcgtgtgtgtgtgtgtgtgtgtgtgtgtgtgtgtgtgagagagagagagagagagaatgtaCGTATTTCATACCGATCTAGGTAGGGCActatgtgtgtatgtgtgcctGTGTTTTGGCTGGAGTCTGGCTGCTTGAAAAGTGTTGCCAGATTTTCTTCACAAACTTCTCATAGAAATGTGTTAAATAATCATTGAAATTCCCTGATCACtaaaccatggagtacgtcagtagtggagtggaaagttCGGTCGAAAATCGAgcgtcttctagcgaggttttgtagagctatgcgttacctcctaatcagatgcattcccgttgagagagtgctcaatgaattccaccatcattttcaagcactcaattaggaggtaacgcaaaactgaaacgtcttctaatGAGGTTTCAGAGaactttccactccactagtGCCGTGCTCCATAACTAAACACAATGTGCTAAAAAGCTCTTTCAAAGCACTCgttaatatatttttgtttaatagCTTCTCACAATATCttgataaaaaatgcaaagctgAATGGAAGAAACAGGGCCAAACTGTTGAAGTAAATGGAGAGGCAAGACAAACActcaaaatctgaaaatgcatgaaaatgcTTGACCCATTTCCATTACTCACTTTATTCTTTGGGAATTAATAGCTTTTATCAcacaaatgatgaaaattacATCAATACAATGATGTATGCTGAGTTGTCACCAATTAACTCAGCTATTTCTACAACCACAATCATCCTGACCAATGAGACTGTCAGGCCTGGAGAGGAATGCTCTACACAACCTTGCTAGCAGACATTCAAGCACTGTGTTACCTTCTAATCAGATGCATGCTTGCTTAGACAATGCTTAATCAACCCTTCATTCCCATTCGAGCACCTAATTAGGAGACAATGCAGCACTCAAACATCTTCCTGCGAGGTTTCAAAacgctttcctctccagtcctgaAAGACTCCATGTCCGTCTTCTAGCATGGTTTCAAAacgctttcctctccagtcctgaAAGACTCCATGTCCGTCTTCTACCAAGGTTTCAAAacgctttcctctccagtcctgaAAGACTCCATGTCCGTCTTCTAGCATGGTTTCAAAACGCTTTTCTTTCCAGTCCTGAAAGATTCCATGTCCTGACTCAATGATCTATTGGGTTCTTTAAATAGTAGGTGACTGATCATCACAAAAGTTAACCAAAActtgaatcttacaaattgtgtaaattatgcaaaaaactgcatttccctgatttttctgcaaatttattatCATATCTgcacattttgcaattttgtcagcaatatttgacccttttttattctttcaaAAGAATCAGCCTTTTAAACGCAATTTCATAGATAATTTGACAATATAAGAAACTTCTCATAGCTTTGGGGttaattttgggaaaaaaaattgtgagATTACCACCAATCCTTTTGACATTAAAGTACAAAACAGGTTGCAGATATATTGCCAACTGCCTGCCCATTTATTCCATCCTTTGCTTTCAAATAGCTTTGCCTCTCCTTTATCATTGCTTTTTTAGATAAACTATGTTAAAGGATGGGACacagttttgtttgtttaatGTACCTCTCTGTTAAATATCAGGCAAATAGTGACATGTTTCAATGGGGTATGGGCTAAATGGTCAGTAAATGGATGAtcaattttgcaatgattGGCCGCACATCAATTTAAAGAAACCTGACAACAAGGGTAATCCTATCTCTATCATGTAATGAAACTTATTCTAATAACAAAATATCTTGATAATAATCTCACTCTGACGTgatgaatacttttttttgaatatttcatggCCATTGGTCAATAGGTCAAAGCTTTGCATCTTGTCATTTCAAGTgctctttttgcattaaaacAGTCTTATATCTTTGTGTTGGAGAAAtgcttttgctcaaaaaaatctgattttgTGCTTAGTGATTATTTAaccctcaaaaagatttttccGGGTCCTGGgaacaacaaaccaaaattaCAACCTTAATATTAGACAAGTGAACTTTTCCAACGGTTTCGAAAAAAGACTTGTAAAATCAGGAacttaaaatcaacaaaaatgagtccaaaaaCAGCTTTGCCACATTTTATGTTTTCAGCTTGTGTGTTGATGTGTCCTTTTAGAGTGCCAAGATACAGTGTGGTGTACCTGCATAGAGGTTGGTGTGGCTAAGGTTGTTTGCAATTCATTGCTTGGATTAATTCTTGcccttttgttgaaattgccaatcatttttctactttttctGAGAGAGGATTAACCCAATGTGTGGCAACACTGTCAGCTCGGGGTCTCCAATTGAATGGGATGCTTGAAGTAAATAGTGGCTGAATGAAAGAGCCTAGTATCCGGGCACTCTGGGCTCCTTGGTGGGGTTTTGAGAGGTAGTAGGGGGAACGGGTTCACTGCCACtagtcaaaattcaatacgTACCACCATTAACCAAGCTCTCTAGAAAGAGGGAGCGCACGAAGGCAGGGAATGCAACACCCACCAACTCATTGGTTTACTACGACATCAAGTGCGAGACGGGTTGGGACGGGGTGATATTCCGTTCCTCCATTTTTCTCCACTGACTGCCTCAACAGCCTCACTCGCCGACAACCAA
This window harbors:
- the LOC131889770 gene encoding tyrosine-protein phosphatase non-receptor type 9-like (The sequence of the model RefSeq protein was modified relative to this genomic sequence to represent the inferred CDS: added 79 bases not found in genome assembly); its protein translation is MTSHAAAAKSAKSAVSDLSPPLDEEGPLGSEGGSFSPVPGPPEPLSESEQARLDFFLACVNEWRSARGFDGMSRSSAIKFLMARKFHVDRALELYQQHELMRLREDLSHVEPSESPIREELLSEKFTILPVRDVNGATLALFNAHKHDPSQTDHRSTLQGVVYQLDVALENLATQRGGLVFIYNMSGSKYANFDYDLSQKMLTLLKGAYPARLKKVLIVTAPFWFKAPFKVLRLFVREKLRDRVFTVSLPQLQTHIPPQAIPSHMGGQLVHDHEAWLSDCLAISQSRDGQLVTINSSSQPSTPHDHRKRHPTLEQLQSMPLTLTSGAKDNSLNLSDTNSAAMNGLSKLIIPSVPHPEDEALTHNVVNGNGHHHSITHSDMTVSNCSSGGLSEDEENDRMAAAGMTLSEFIEHVRIKGRRGLYDEYGEIKNRPPMGTFNHARAFENQEKNRYTDVLCYDHSRVQLQDGESDYINANFVDGYEQPRAFISSQGPLPKTFPDFWRMVWEQHVLVIVMTTKTTERNRTKCGQYWPEDVGSSLKAKPFEIHSEEIENCEDFYVTHLTLKNLETGEIRPVCHFQFVSWPDYGVPESALSMIIFLERVREKQASMLSDLSNEWQGHLLGPPIVVHCSAGIGRTGTFATLDIAIRKFEDIQKIDIRSTVEHIRAQRAFSIQMPDQYVFCHLAFLEYVVHKDYVEEIDWTGFNDDCDSE